The following proteins are co-located in the Robbsia betulipollinis genome:
- a CDS encoding metal-dependent hydrolase, producing MASKQAHHATGWPAGLVAAALVAHEGMGGPLYVWSLLALAAGVVGGTAPDWLEVAWWSKRRRLWVTHRTVTHWGVGWGVLLYGSHRYLPAYPLLAGVFGFACGGLMHLLADWPNPMGVPWIYRRHSLNLWNSGKCDLVVVTLAWVAAIVISDHIWFHRIHELAVLKYIRA from the coding sequence ATGGCCTCGAAGCAAGCACACCACGCTACCGGATGGCCCGCTGGGCTCGTCGCGGCGGCACTCGTCGCGCATGAGGGAATGGGCGGCCCTCTGTATGTCTGGTCCCTGCTGGCGCTCGCCGCCGGCGTCGTCGGCGGCACCGCGCCCGACTGGCTCGAAGTCGCTTGGTGGTCCAAACGCCGGCGCCTGTGGGTCACCCATCGCACGGTGACCCATTGGGGCGTCGGCTGGGGCGTCCTGCTATATGGTTCCCATCGGTATCTGCCGGCCTATCCCCTGCTGGCCGGCGTGTTCGGTTTCGCCTGCGGCGGCCTGATGCATCTGCTCGCCGACTGGCCCAATCCGATGGGCGTGCCATGGATCTACCGGCGTCATTCGCTGAATCTCTGGAATAGCGGCAAGTGCGATCTGGTCGTCGTCACGCTGGCCTGGGTGGCCGCCATCGTCATCAGCGACCATATCTGGTTCCATCGCATCCACGAGCTGGCAGTTCTGAAATACATTCGCGCCTGA